In one Helicobacter sp. 12S02232-10 genomic region, the following are encoded:
- a CDS encoding ribonuclease HII, which produces MICGIDEAGRGSLCGSMFIVGVACNEAKAKWMSSIGIKDSKKLSKSKRFELAERLLESEDVHIHIVEKTCAEIDVQGLSACLREALQEIIGHLLAFSRDFYMDGNTLFGLKSTTDYDLKCLVKGDDKVPQISAASIIAKTSKDAQMLKLDTLDPRYGFKNNAGYGTKNHLEAIKVYGYTQWHRKSFAIGQNH; this is translated from the coding sequence TTGATCTGCGGTATAGATGAAGCTGGTAGGGGTAGTTTATGCGGAAGTATGTTCATCGTTGGTGTTGCTTGTAATGAGGCTAAAGCAAAATGGATGAGTTCTATAGGGATTAAAGATAGCAAAAAACTTTCCAAATCTAAGCGCTTTGAACTTGCTGAAAGATTATTAGAGTCTGAGGATGTGCATATTCATATTGTTGAAAAAACTTGCGCAGAGATTGATGTACAAGGCTTAAGTGCTTGTCTGAGAGAAGCTCTTCAAGAAATTATTGGGCATTTGCTTGCTTTTAGTAGGGATTTTTATATGGATGGTAATACGCTTTTTGGGCTTAAAAGTACAACTGATTATGATTTGAAGTGTTTGGTTAAAGGAGATGATAAAGTTCCTCAAATCTCAGCAGCTTCTATCATTGCTAAGACTTCCAAAGATGCTCAAATGCTCAAATTAGATACGCTTGATCCTCGATATGGTTTTAAAAATAATGCAGGCTATGGAACAAAGAATCATTTAGAAGCTATCAAAGTTTATGGCTACACGCAGTGGCATCGTAAAAGCTTTGCTATAGGTCAAAATCATTAG
- a CDS encoding CusA/CzcA family heavy metal efflux RND transporter, protein MIEKIIDLSIKNKLLVLLTTLLVFLGSIWAIKTIRLDALPDLSPAQVVVQITYPNQSPKIVQEQVTYPLVSTFMSIANIETVRGISSYESGLIYIIFKDNVDIYWARDRVLEQLSRLKNLPPEAKVELGSDSTSIGWAYQYALVSKTKNLSELKTLQDFYYKYALLGVDGVSEVASIGGFEKNYEVTINNDALIKYDLTLEDILNAIKKSNNDTGGGIILESGFEKIIRARGYIKNLDDLGNIVLKNQDGIPLKIKDVATINLTPKPRRSAADLNGQGEVIGGIVMVRYHADTYGVLQNIKKKVAELNKTNQEVQIQSVYDRSELIEKAVKNLVHTLIEESIIVLLITAIFLLHFRSALVIIITLPLCVCISFLLMRLFNIEASIMSLGGIAIAIGAMVDAAIVMVENAHKHLQHTNMKDEKQRVDSILSGTKQVGGAIFFALMIIVVSFLPIFALSGQEEKLFSPLAYTKTFAMLAGAVLSITIVPILMVYTIKGKIIPETKNPINAFFIKIYGICLSFVLRFRFIFLGLCLIGLGGIYFSYKKLHWEFIPQINEGVIMYMPVTSNSVGIDVAIEYLKKADEAIKSLDEVKQVFGKVGRANTSTDTASLSMMEIYIELKPKNEWKEKITYKQLREKLEQTLQIKGLTNSWTYPIRGRTDMLLTGIRTPLGIKLYGNDVQKLQDISIQIEQKLKTLKESLSVFAERTNNGYYINADLNEEKLAQYGVTKENILNVITYGIGGTTITTRINGVENYPISLRFKDSQRNSLQSIKELYVKTQYGYKPLGELAKIYYDNSPATLKSEKGLNVNFIYIVPKTGISAGEYKEIASRELAKIDLPNGYYYEFSGESKYLEEAFETLQYIIPVSIFIIFILIVFALKNFSNSLLCFLTLPFAFLGGLLFMDFAGYNLSIAALVGFLALLGVASETAIVMIIYLEEAYKSFLCQPQTRLNLKNAIMEGAVKRVRPKLMTFFSILASLIPIMFSQGVGSEIMRSIAAPMLGGMITSVILTLFIIPVIYFLIKSAKIKE, encoded by the coding sequence ATGATAGAAAAAATTATTGATTTAAGTATCAAAAATAAACTCTTAGTGCTTCTAACCACTCTTTTAGTGTTTTTAGGTTCAATATGGGCGATTAAAACGATCCGTTTAGATGCACTGCCCGATCTATCTCCAGCTCAAGTTGTCGTGCAAATCACTTATCCCAACCAAAGCCCCAAAATTGTTCAAGAACAAGTAACCTACCCTCTAGTATCTACCTTTATGAGTATTGCCAATATTGAAACGGTGCGGGGAATCTCAAGTTATGAAAGCGGATTGATTTATATTATATTCAAAGATAATGTAGATATATATTGGGCGCGTGATCGGGTGCTTGAACAGCTCAGTCGTCTCAAAAATCTCCCTCCTGAGGCAAAAGTAGAACTAGGCAGTGATTCTACTTCGATTGGATGGGCATATCAATATGCTCTAGTAAGCAAAACAAAAAATCTGAGCGAACTCAAAACTCTACAAGATTTTTATTACAAATACGCACTTTTAGGAGTTGATGGCGTCAGTGAAGTAGCAAGTATAGGAGGGTTTGAAAAAAATTACGAGGTTACTATCAATAATGATGCGCTCATTAAATATGATCTCACACTTGAAGACATACTCAATGCAATCAAAAAATCCAATAACGATACCGGCGGGGGCATCATACTTGAAAGCGGATTTGAAAAAATCATCCGCGCGCGTGGTTACATTAAAAATCTCGATGATTTAGGCAATATTGTGCTTAAAAATCAAGATGGTATTCCATTAAAAATCAAAGATGTCGCAACCATTAACCTTACGCCAAAGCCAAGACGCTCTGCTGCAGATTTAAATGGGCAAGGTGAAGTTATTGGGGGTATCGTAATGGTGCGTTATCACGCCGATACCTACGGGGTGCTTCAAAATATCAAGAAAAAAGTAGCGGAGTTGAATAAAACAAATCAAGAGGTACAAATACAAAGCGTTTATGATCGTAGCGAACTAATAGAAAAAGCAGTCAAAAATCTTGTGCATACCTTGATTGAAGAAAGCATTATCGTGCTTTTAATTACGGCTATTTTCTTGTTGCATTTTCGTAGCGCTCTTGTTATTATCATCACCCTTCCTTTGTGCGTATGCATTAGTTTTCTCTTGATGCGACTTTTTAATATTGAAGCAAGCATTATGAGTTTAGGAGGCATAGCAATTGCCATTGGGGCGATGGTAGATGCAGCTATTGTAATGGTTGAAAATGCACACAAACATTTACAGCACACAAATATGAAAGATGAAAAACAACGGGTAGATTCAATCCTCTCTGGCACCAAGCAAGTCGGTGGGGCAATATTTTTTGCATTGATGATTATTGTAGTATCTTTCTTGCCTATATTTGCTCTCAGTGGTCAAGAAGAAAAACTTTTCTCACCTCTAGCTTATACCAAAACTTTTGCGATGCTTGCAGGAGCAGTTCTCTCCATCACTATCGTACCAATATTGATGGTTTATACCATCAAAGGCAAAATCATTCCAGAGACCAAAAACCCTATCAATGCATTTTTCATAAAAATTTACGGGATATGTCTTTCTTTTGTATTGCGATTTCGCTTCATTTTTTTGGGGCTGTGTTTAATTGGGCTAGGTGGCATTTATTTTTCTTACAAAAAACTTCATTGGGAATTTATCCCCCAAATCAACGAGGGTGTTATAATGTATATGCCCGTTACAAGCAATTCTGTCGGTATAGATGTAGCCATTGAATATCTTAAAAAAGCTGATGAAGCCATCAAAAGTCTTGATGAAGTTAAACAAGTTTTTGGAAAAGTCGGGAGAGCTAATACTAGTACTGATACAGCCTCCCTTTCTATGATGGAAATTTATATCGAACTGAAACCTAAAAATGAATGGAAAGAAAAAATCACCTATAAACAACTCAGGGAAAAACTTGAACAGACACTCCAAATCAAAGGACTTACAAACTCATGGACATACCCCATAAGGGGACGCACCGATATGTTATTGACCGGAATTAGAACCCCTTTGGGTATCAAACTCTATGGCAATGACGTCCAAAAGCTACAAGATATTTCGATTCAAATCGAACAAAAGCTCAAAACACTTAAAGAGTCTCTCTCGGTATTTGCCGAAAGAACAAATAATGGTTATTACATCAATGCAGATCTCAATGAAGAAAAGCTTGCTCAATACGGCGTAACCAAAGAAAATATTTTAAACGTCATTACATATGGTATCGGCGGAACGACCATCACAACACGGATTAACGGAGTAGAAAACTACCCGATTTCACTGCGCTTTAAAGATTCTCAAAGAAATAGCCTTCAAAGCATCAAAGAACTCTATGTTAAGACCCAATACGGTTACAAACCTTTAGGAGAATTGGCCAAAATCTATTATGACAACTCTCCTGCAACGCTTAAAAGCGAAAAAGGTCTGAATGTAAATTTTATTTATATTGTACCCAAAACAGGCATAAGCGCTGGAGAATATAAAGAAATTGCTTCGCGCGAACTAGCTAAAATAGATTTGCCTAACGGATACTATTACGAATTCTCCGGAGAAAGCAAATACCTTGAAGAAGCATTTGAAACACTCCAATATATCATTCCTGTGAGTATTTTTATTATTTTTATCTTGATAGTTTTTGCACTCAAAAATTTTTCCAACTCATTATTATGTTTTTTAACTCTGCCTTTTGCATTTTTGGGCGGACTTTTATTTATGGATTTTGCAGGATATAATTTAAGCATTGCAGCTCTAGTTGGATTTCTAGCACTTCTAGGTGTGGCTTCAGAAACTGCTATCGTAATGATTATTTATCTTGAAGAGGCTTACAAAAGCTTTTTATGCCAACCCCAAACTCGCTTGAATCTTAAAAATGCAATTATGGAAGGAGCGGTCAAAAGAGTACGCCCAAAACTGATGACTTTTTTTAGTATTCTTGCTTCTTTGATACCTATTATGTTTTCTCAAGGCGTAGGCAGTGAAATTATGCGTTCAATTGCTGCTCCAATGCTAGGAGGAATGATAACAAGCGTGATTTTGACACTTTTTATCATTCCAGTAATCTATTTTTTGATAAAAAGTGCTAAGATAAAAGAATGA
- the fumC gene encoding class II fumarate hydratase — translation MNYRIEHDTMGDVKVEDSRYWGAQTQRSFENFKIGIEKMPKELIYAFAKLKRSLGVVNHSLGKLDEKKSKAIIQACDEILEGKFDDMFPLAIWQTGSGTQTNMNLNEVIANRATEIMGGDFRKEKLVHPNDHVNMSQSSNDTFPTAMHIVSVLEIAHKLLPSLDRLHATLKQKSEEFKDIIKIGRTHLQDATPLTLGQEFSGYVSMLEHSKAQIQNSLEQLRELAIGGTAVGTGINAHPKLGEKVSEELSKFTGEKFVSSPNKFHALTAHDALVFAHGALKGLAANLMKIANDVRWLASGPRCGLGELNIPENEPGSSIMPGKVNPTQCEAVTMVAVQVMGNDAAIGFGASQGNFELNVFKPVLIYNFLQSLSLLADCMDSFNQHCAKGIEPNLEKIDYNLHHSLMLVTALNPHIGYENAAKVAKNAHKKGISLKESCVELGLLSAEDFDRFVIPANMIKPKE, via the coding sequence ATGAATTATCGAATCGAGCACGACACAATGGGCGATGTTAAAGTCGAGGATTCAAGATATTGGGGTGCTCAAACCCAAAGAAGTTTTGAAAATTTTAAAATAGGCATTGAAAAAATGCCCAAAGAACTTATTTATGCCTTTGCTAAACTTAAGAGATCACTAGGAGTTGTCAATCATTCGTTGGGCAAGCTAGATGAAAAAAAATCTAAAGCTATCATTCAGGCTTGTGATGAGATTTTAGAAGGAAAATTTGATGATATGTTTCCTTTGGCAATTTGGCAGACAGGGAGTGGTACGCAAACAAATATGAATCTCAATGAAGTGATTGCTAATAGAGCCACTGAAATTATGGGCGGAGACTTTAGAAAAGAAAAACTTGTGCATCCAAACGATCACGTTAATATGTCTCAAAGCTCAAACGATACCTTTCCGACTGCAATGCATATCGTTTCAGTGTTGGAAATCGCTCACAAGCTGTTACCTTCCTTAGATAGGCTTCACGCAACTCTCAAACAGAAATCTGAAGAATTCAAAGATATTATCAAGATCGGCAGGACACACTTACAAGATGCTACACCTTTGACGCTTGGACAGGAATTTAGCGGGTATGTGAGTATGTTGGAGCATTCTAAGGCGCAAATTCAAAATTCTTTAGAGCAGCTTAGAGAATTAGCTATCGGAGGAACTGCTGTGGGAACGGGGATTAATGCCCATCCTAAGCTTGGTGAGAAAGTCAGTGAGGAGCTTTCTAAATTTACGGGAGAAAAATTTGTCTCTTCGCCTAATAAGTTCCACGCACTTACTGCTCACGATGCTTTGGTATTTGCACACGGAGCACTTAAAGGTTTGGCGGCAAATTTGATGAAGATTGCCAATGATGTCCGTTGGCTTGCTTCAGGTCCTAGATGCGGACTTGGGGAGTTGAACATTCCTGAAAATGAGCCTGGAAGCTCAATTATGCCCGGAAAGGTCAATCCGACTCAATGTGAAGCTGTTACGATGGTTGCTGTTCAGGTAATGGGGAATGATGCTGCGATTGGTTTTGGGGCAAGTCAAGGTAATTTTGAACTCAATGTTTTCAAGCCTGTGTTGATTTATAATTTTTTGCAGAGTTTGAGTTTGTTGGCTGATTGTATGGATTCTTTTAATCAACATTGCGCTAAGGGCATTGAACCAAATTTAGAAAAAATTGATTACAATCTCCATCATTCTTTGATGCTTGTTACTGCTCTAAATCCTCATATAGGCTATGAAAATGCCGCAAAAGTGGCTAAAAATGCCCATAAAAAAGGAATCAGTCTTAAAGAATCTTGTGTAGAATTGGGACTTTTGAGTGCAGAAGATTTTGATAGATTTGTCATTCCTGCTAATATGATTAAACCTAAGGAATAG
- the crdB gene encoding copper resistance outer membrane protein CrdB → MIYKIIIFLLLGASIHALDIQSVSQKYLRNNKKIQSLETQIKALEAQAKVAGKWEDPILSLGYNNANINNPFILNSSYMQNISVGLSQKIDLNGKKNTQSKIVDIQKQSKILELKKLKQQYAINIFISAINSYKNTQEMELLKNAIKNLQIVLNQAQGLSNPNTLSIAKLKILKAQLEIRKNNLENSLNDAKIAISELSFESLDFLSLAPKDVNLDANKEIEKVKETNYDIKIAMLQENGAKKELALAKKSLLGDVNLNISYFRRSDTFDMFAVGVAIPLPAYGKQTNLIEQKKQESLISKDGIEDARNRAIHTAMGLIKKIKTLQKNLEIINKDILGANAQIVQIYKENLPTSGADYASFYNALNDEINTELSKLEILSELNIAYLNLQNLKGLE, encoded by the coding sequence ATGATTTACAAAATCATTATATTCCTCTTATTGGGTGCAAGCATACACGCTTTGGATATTCAAAGCGTGTCTCAAAAATATTTGAGGAATAACAAAAAAATTCAAAGCCTTGAAACTCAAATCAAAGCCCTAGAAGCACAGGCTAAAGTAGCTGGAAAATGGGAAGATCCTATTTTAAGTCTAGGTTACAACAATGCCAATATCAATAACCCATTCATTTTAAATTCAAGCTATATGCAAAATATCAGCGTAGGGCTTTCTCAAAAAATTGACCTTAACGGCAAAAAAAATACACAGTCTAAAATTGTAGATATTCAAAAACAAAGCAAGATTTTGGAACTCAAAAAACTCAAACAACAATATGCGATCAACATTTTTATCAGCGCCATTAATTCTTACAAAAATACTCAAGAAATGGAACTGCTTAAAAATGCAATTAAAAATCTCCAAATTGTACTTAATCAAGCTCAAGGCTTAAGCAATCCCAATACTCTCTCAATAGCCAAGCTAAAAATACTCAAAGCCCAACTTGAAATCCGTAAAAACAATCTTGAAAATTCACTCAACGACGCCAAAATTGCAATAAGCGAACTAAGCTTTGAGTCTTTGGACTTTTTAAGCCTTGCGCCAAAAGATGTGAATTTAGATGCAAATAAAGAAATCGAAAAGGTAAAAGAAACCAATTATGATATCAAAATTGCAATGCTTCAAGAAAATGGAGCCAAAAAAGAATTGGCACTGGCTAAAAAAAGTTTATTGGGAGATGTCAATTTAAACATCTCTTATTTTCGGCGTTCAGATACTTTTGATATGTTTGCTGTGGGTGTGGCTATTCCATTGCCCGCATATGGCAAACAAACCAATCTGATCGAACAAAAAAAACAAGAAAGCCTGATCTCAAAAGATGGGATAGAAGACGCTAGAAACAGGGCTATCCATACCGCGATGGGGCTTATCAAAAAAATCAAAACACTCCAAAAAAATCTTGAAATTATCAACAAGGATATTTTGGGAGCCAACGCTCAAATTGTGCAGATTTATAAAGAAAATCTACCCACATCGGGAGCAGATTATGCCTCTTTTTATAATGCTTTAAATGATGAGATCAATACTGAACTCTCAAAACTCGAAATTTTAAGCGAACTTAACATTGCATATTTAAATTTACAAAACCTCAAAGGTTTGGAGTGA
- a CDS encoding response regulator transcription factor has protein sequence MKTKILLLEDDILLHKIVKEFLIELGFEVTSAFDGQNAENILLKESFNLWIFDVHVPKIIGFEILQNLRKLHIQTPVIFITALKDSLSLKKAFEIGANDYIKKPFDLEELQARIEHILKSKKIQIAPECFYEEGILSLKGKEMPLKQKEIKLLEFFLHNKGRVISKEELLNNIWSYEQIIDESTLRTYIKNLRKYLGKEIIQNIKGVGYCFKQL, from the coding sequence ATGAAGACAAAAATACTTTTGCTTGAAGATGACATTTTACTCCATAAGATCGTTAAAGAATTTCTTATTGAACTAGGATTTGAAGTTACAAGTGCCTTTGATGGTCAAAATGCGGAAAATATACTACTCAAAGAAAGCTTTAACTTATGGATTTTTGATGTTCATGTGCCAAAAATTATTGGTTTTGAAATCCTCCAAAACCTTAGAAAACTCCACATTCAAACACCTGTAATTTTTATCACTGCACTTAAAGATAGTTTGAGCCTTAAAAAAGCCTTCGAAATTGGAGCAAACGATTATATCAAAAAGCCCTTTGACCTTGAAGAACTTCAAGCTAGAATCGAACATATTCTAAAAAGCAAAAAAATCCAAATCGCTCCAGAATGCTTTTATGAAGAAGGAATTTTAAGCCTCAAGGGAAAAGAAATGCCTCTGAAGCAAAAAGAGATCAAGTTACTTGAATTTTTTCTCCATAACAAAGGTAGAGTAATTTCAAAAGAAGAACTTTTAAACAATATATGGAGTTACGAACAAATTATTGATGAATCCACGCTCAGAACTTACATTAAAAATCTCAGAAAATATTTAGGCAAAGAAATTATTCAAAATATTAAAGGAGTCGGCTATTGCTTTAAACAATTATGA
- a CDS encoding HlyD family efflux transporter periplasmic adaptor subunit, giving the protein MKKILILAILIGWCLGEDFSLPTIKVIQQEIAPSKRYYALLQPDESRIYSQNVRFEGFVEKLYANKTYLKVKKGEKLFSVYSPELINAQGELLASLRFNEQIGAIKEKLRLLGIPKNEIESIIKNRKIKNSIEISSNFDGVIFTKNISEGGFIKRGDELFKIIDLSHIWVVAKINQEDLEFLKHSQKAMVKVEGIPNKFQVTLENINPQIGLNDKFIEARFGLENQDSIFYPNMFAKIEIFGESKKRLVLPKDAVLIKNNQAIVFKKDDFGFTPINIEVKQLSNGDYEILQGLKLGDEVAKNALFILDADAQNNGDY; this is encoded by the coding sequence ATGAAAAAAATATTGATTTTAGCAATACTTATAGGATGGTGTCTTGGGGAAGACTTTAGCCTACCTACAATTAAAGTTATCCAACAAGAGATAGCCCCATCCAAACGCTACTATGCCTTATTACAACCAGACGAGAGTCGTATTTATAGCCAAAATGTTCGATTTGAAGGATTTGTTGAAAAACTTTATGCAAATAAAACCTATCTCAAAGTCAAAAAGGGCGAAAAACTCTTCTCTGTTTATTCCCCTGAACTCATCAATGCTCAAGGCGAACTGCTTGCCTCATTGCGTTTCAACGAACAAATCGGAGCGATAAAAGAAAAACTCCGACTTTTAGGAATCCCAAAAAATGAGATTGAAAGCATCATTAAAAATAGAAAAATAAAAAACTCTATTGAGATTTCATCAAACTTTGATGGAGTCATATTTACAAAAAATATAAGCGAAGGAGGATTTATCAAACGTGGGGATGAACTTTTTAAGATCATTGACCTCAGCCACATCTGGGTAGTCGCCAAAATTAATCAAGAAGATTTGGAGTTTTTGAAACACTCACAAAAAGCAATGGTCAAAGTCGAAGGGATTCCTAATAAATTCCAAGTTACACTTGAAAATATCAATCCACAAATAGGTTTGAATGATAAGTTTATAGAAGCACGATTTGGACTTGAAAATCAAGATTCAATCTTTTATCCCAATATGTTTGCCAAGATTGAAATTTTTGGAGAAAGCAAAAAAAGATTAGTCTTGCCAAAAGACGCCGTGCTGATTAAAAATAATCAAGCCATCGTATTCAAAAAAGACGACTTTGGTTTTACTCCGATAAATATCGAAGTAAAACAATTAAGCAATGGAGATTATGAGATTTTACAAGGACTCAAGCTCGGGGATGAAGTAGCTAAAAATGCTTTATTTATTCTAGACGCGGATGCTCAAAATAACGGGGATTATTGA
- a CDS encoding HAMP domain-containing sensor histidine kinase encodes MGSSFVLMAVIAAIFFFYERDIILKNIEREMQLKAYRLAKDIVNLHMNHHDNQQAFNDLLKKYSGTHIALFDKNKKVIYSTIEENFIPDKNGFFRSGNRFYLADDNTFGHLGIDAILLEYEPKNPVFKQLYHTIILTSMFAFICIIIISVILSKLFLKPIRNEISRIDSFIKNITHELNTPITSLLISANSLKKHGGEKISRILVATKRIQYLYDNLTYIFMKDIKNEECISLDLKKLIQIQINLLKEVACYHQITIENDLKEKKLTAQENDMISLINNLIMNAIKYNIPEGKIKIILDKDLCISNTGHQIPQDKIKLLSQRYFRLDLSKNGYGIGLNIIKSVCDHYGFKLSITSKALTEEIYENTFKIRLSKT; translated from the coding sequence TTGGGATCTTCTTTTGTCCTGATGGCAGTTATTGCAGCAATTTTTTTCTTTTATGAGCGTGATATTATTCTCAAAAATATCGAACGCGAAATGCAGCTTAAAGCCTACAGATTGGCAAAAGATATCGTAAATCTCCATATGAACCACCACGATAATCAACAAGCATTCAACGATTTGCTCAAAAAATATTCTGGCACCCATATCGCTTTGTTTGACAAAAATAAAAAAGTGATTTACTCCACTATTGAAGAAAATTTTATTCCAGATAAAAATGGATTTTTCAGATCAGGGAATCGTTTTTATCTCGCTGATGACAACACGTTCGGGCATCTAGGAATTGATGCAATCCTGTTGGAATACGAACCCAAAAACCCTGTTTTTAAACAACTTTATCATACAATTATATTGACATCTATGTTCGCATTTATCTGCATAATCATCATCTCAGTGATTTTGTCCAAGTTGTTTTTAAAACCTATTCGCAACGAAATATCGCGTATTGATTCATTTATTAAAAATATTACCCACGAACTCAATACCCCCATCACATCTCTTTTAATCTCAGCAAACTCACTCAAAAAACACGGCGGAGAAAAAATCTCACGCATTCTTGTTGCCACCAAACGCATCCAATATTTATATGATAATTTAACCTATATTTTTATGAAAGATATTAAAAATGAAGAATGCATATCCCTTGATTTAAAAAAACTTATACAAATACAAATCAATCTATTAAAAGAAGTGGCTTGCTACCACCAAATCACGATTGAAAACGATTTAAAAGAAAAAAAGCTGACTGCTCAAGAGAACGATATGATTTCACTCATAAATAATTTAATAATGAATGCCATAAAATATAATATTCCCGAAGGAAAAATTAAAATCATTCTAGATAAAGATCTATGCATAAGCAACACAGGACATCAAATTCCTCAAGATAAAATTAAGCTCTTAAGTCAAAGATATTTCCGACTCGATTTGAGTAAAAACGGGTATGGTATCGGATTAAACATTATCAAAAGCGTATGCGATCATTATGGCTTCAAGCTCTCTATCACAAGCAAAGCACTTACAGAAGAAATTTATGAAAATACATTTAAAATCAGACTTTCAAAGACTTAA
- a CDS encoding FixH family protein — protein sequence MKHLKIISIIVLVWATWLGAWEQNLKTKDLDLQIKSIGNPVSGENTFILIPNANGSSLKGAKMRVRFIMPEMSGMPAMNETAQITEKDGSYEAKVNLPMNGTWQIRIDIEFNGKIYKNKTSIDL from the coding sequence ATGAAGCATTTAAAAATCATTTCAATCATCGTATTGGTATGGGCTACTTGGTTGGGAGCATGGGAGCAAAATCTCAAAACAAAAGATTTAGATCTTCAAATCAAATCAATCGGTAATCCAGTATCAGGAGAAAACACTTTCATTCTCATTCCAAATGCAAATGGATCAAGCCTTAAGGGAGCAAAAATGAGGGTCAGATTTATAATGCCTGAGATGAGTGGTATGCCCGCGATGAATGAAACTGCTCAAATCACTGAAAAAGATGGTTCGTATGAAGCAAAAGTCAATTTACCAATGAATGGCACTTGGCAAATTCGTATTGATATAGAGTTCAATGGCAAAATTTATAAAAATAAAACGAGTATTGATTTATAA